Below is a genomic region from Fulvia fulva chromosome 5, complete sequence.
GAAGACCTGCTGAAGGAAGGCTACAAGGAAGACGACTTCGACTACATCTCGCAGTGCCTTCGCAGTGCCATTCTGCCGCTTCACCCACTCAGCGCTTTGGTGTACACCAACACCAACACGCCTCCGCAGCAGCCTGGAAGTGCCCTGAGCGAGCCTCAGAAAGTGCTGTGTACTTCACTCAATCTGGACTTGGTTGCTCTGAGTCCAAAACAGCAACGGTCGGGAGACACTCCGCAGAAGCAAGAGCTGGGACCCAGGCATGATTTCATGGACCGCATGGCCATCGTTATCCCTGCAGGCTGGGACAGCATAGCTTTTATCAGAACATTGAGCGAGACCTTCTCCCCGGAAGACGTGCTTCATGGCTGGTACACAGATCTGCAGCCCAGTCCGGACCCGACACCACAGCCCAGCCGAAAGCATTCGGACGATGCTAAAGCGGAAGGTCAAGACTCTGCTCAGTCGAATGGCGGGGCAGAAGTCTACGAGTCTTCGCCTGTTGACGGCGACGACGATGAGCTCGCAGAAACACCACTCTCCCCCTCCAAGGCTCCGCAGTCGGCTGTCAAGAAATATGAGAGTCGCATCCTCGATCCGCAGGCGCACAAGCAGCAGCCACCGCCACGTATCGAAGTTACCACGAAGCCAGACCAAGAGTTCCTGGCTGAGATGCGTCAACATCTACAACAGCTGGAACTAAAGGATCAAGAACGTGATAACAATGGCCGCTCAGCCGGCGTTTCGAACACTGGCCATTCGACCGGTCGTAACATTGGCATGCCTTCTGGTGAGCAGACTGGCGCCTTGAACGAGCTCGGTGACGTTTCCTTCAACGTGGGAGGTGTGAGCTACGATACCATCAGCGCTGAGGCAGCCATTGAGCGACTGAAGCGGCCCGCTCAGACATTGGGTAGTCCAATTTCAACTATACCGAGGACCGGTACCCCCAAGCCGCCTCGAACCAACAGAGAGACAAGCGACGATGTGCGAGGCTCGGAGACGTTCACGCCTGTCGGCCGTGCACGAGACACATCTAGCGCCAAGTCGCCTGACTTCGATCCGAATAAGCTTAATGACTTCTTCAATAGTCTGGCGAAGAAGGCTGGAGGAGGCGCAGGCACCAGGGACAACACTCCAAGCAAGACAGGATGAAAGGTAGAAGAACTCGACTCAAGTATGCTGGATGAAATGAACAATGCCCATCTCCACGATGACACAAACTCTTGTACGGCCGAACATGATTCAAGTCATGGCGTTCGAGTACAATACGCCCTCGGTACTGACTCAAACATCAAGACAAGGTCAAGGCTGTGCGTACAGTGGACATTGAAATCAGTGCGCTGCGAGCTGTGCGAGCCTAAACTTGAAGAGACCCTAACCCTCGTTTACTCGCATTCAGATCACTCAGCAGGGTCAGCATCGGCGTAGTCGGATCACGCCGACCACGTCGATTACTCCGATGGGCCTCTTCTCCCCCTTGATTCTTTTGCTCGAACATCATTGACTTCTCTCCGACATAGTATACACTCAACGGCATGGCACTGAACGCTCCGAAGCCGACTCGGAGCGCAGAATTTGAGCCCTGCAGGTACAACAAGCAGTCGTGCGACCACGAGAGGCCAGTCTGCTCGCGATGCATACGACGCGGCCTTCAAAATGAATGCGTATACCGAGAGCGGCCTTTCAAGAAACGCAAGCTAGTGCAAACACAGTGCGTGCAAAGCCAATTAGTGATACACCAATTCTGGCCTGCACTGACTTGGCCAGGACTCCTGCCCCTGCTGGCTCCACAGGCTCAGCATCGGCCGTGCCGAGAGATGAGGCCAATGGCATTCTAGTATCCGACACTCCACGATACCCTAACCCAGGATTCCAAGGCACTTCGAACCATGTGGCCATCTTTCAACAGCTCCCATGCCATGTTGACCAAGAGCAAACTCCCATCCCCACAGTCACAACCAGCACTGGCGGTGCCGCGAGATCGCTGGCGCACTGCTACTGTAACAGGAACCAGGGAGAGCAAATCATGGAAGACTGCCTCGTCAAGCTAGACCTGTATAGAGTCTCTGCGCCGATCAGCTTCTGGCTTGCTACAGACACCAATTTAGGTGCATTGAGTGGCCATTTCGTACCTGGCTGTGTGAAGACAGTCGAAGACAACCTATTGGTACCACATCAAGACGTCGTTGCGTTCGCGTCTGCGCTCGCTTCTAAAACGACCGCCAACTCCAAGCGGCCACTGACGTTCGACGGGACTTCAACTTTTCAGCTGATGAAGAGCGAGCATTGTGGCGAGCACATTCGTTGAGAGACTCTGATCATCACTTTAGTGGCCGGAGGTCGTGCAGCTGCTGACATCAGGTTCTTTCCTCCATTGTACAAAGATGACACTGAGCGCGATGAGTTGCAGAAACTGCTCAGCCGATTGGCAGAGCGCTGTCTGGAATCAGCTGTGTCTCTCGGTCGCGTGAACAATTTCCTGCTGATCAGTCAATATGAGAACTTCATTCTGTATACTGTGCTCTTTGGCGATCAAAGTACGCTTCATCGAATATACCCAATGTATAATCGCTGCTGATAGCACCACAGGTTTCGATGCATGGCGACGTCTGGGCGATGTGATCAGCTCTCTCCTCTTCCTCGGCCACAATGAGGATAACAAACGTGGACCTGCATGCCCTCTATTCCTGGCCGAAGTGAGACGGAATTGCTTTGCCCAGATCTATCTGGCCGATAAAGAGCTGTTGCTATTCCTGGGTCGGCCGCCTCGACTCAGTCGTGTCTTCTGCTGCTTTCAGGTGCCCAGAATTCTACAAGTCCTGTTCCTGCTCCATAAAGGCAACTTGCAGCAACCCGAGCCCGCTGCTTCCATACACCATTCCAAGGCTTTGATCGTCGCGAAAGAGATGCTGTCACTTGTGGTTGAGTGTATCTCATTTCGGAAAGGCTTGGTCGATTCTGGCTGCAGTCTCAACTGGACGGTGTGTTTCCACACCGGCGAAAGTGCTCTATATAACCCACTGATTTGTGTTCCAGATTGTCCAATACGGCCTTCCAGCCGCCGGCTTCGTCGCTCTTCCCCTCATCCGCAACAATCATGACCATCTTGGCGCGAAATTTATCCAAGACCTCTGTGTCTTCGTCTCAGAGGTTCAGGCTGGAGGCGTTATAACGGTGACGGAACCGAACTATGCTCTGCTCTCTAGAGCGACGACTTCACTTCAGAGCTTGTTGACCCAAGTCCTAGCGCCGCCGCCGGTCAATCACACAGAAACTGTACGACCTCCTGGACATTCAGCCTATCAAGACGTCAGTGGAGCCGGGATTGACCTGTTGAGCGATCTCCCATTCTTAGACGAGCAGCCACCCTTGGACTTTTGGACGAATGAGGAGGAATTTTGGGGTGTGCTGGGAGCGCAGGCGATGGCTTTTCAGTGGGATGGGGCGGAGATGTATGGAGCAGGTATGGGGCATTGAGCATATCCTTGCGATGTGTAAAAGGCTGTTGCTGAGTAACGATACATTATACATGTGGCGACAGCAGCATGTTGCTTCAATACTTGTTATGCACTGCGCACCTGCCCCTTTAATGACTCATGCTGTTTGTCGGCGTGACATACCGGTCGAAAGTCCACCCCGATGCGCTGGAAGTGTACATGCAGAGCCCATTGAATGAGGTGAAAGAGGAAGTGTAACTATGATCCGAGCTTGAAGCTGACGCTCGAACGTTTGTCAAGCAGTCGTGCCTCGGAAAAAGCAGTCTTGCAGCGGAATTGGCATGGTCACTGCCTCGAATGTCGAAACAGCGACCCAGGCGCAAAAGATGCAGTTGCTGTACAGTATTCACTCGTGTCGTGGTATCAGTGCTTCCATTATACACAGCTCACCGCTCGGTGAGCATATTCCTGATGTGAAACCAGTATGATGGAGTCACCATCGTTTGAATCTCCTCTTTCGTCAGCCACTGGAACTCCTGATCGCCTAGCTCATTCTTCGAGATGTCTGCTTGGCCGGCCAAAATCCGTGACTTCATGAAGAAGACCTTCTCTCCATGCTCTTCTTGCGCTACCTCTTCCATGGACGTGCTGACGAGACGATTTGGTGGGATCTTCGACAAGATTGGCGATGCGTAGTACCAACGAGCGAAGTGGCCGACTGGATGGTTGCTGACGACCCATGTGTTCATGTTGATACCGCCTGCTTGTACCAAGATGCGTTCGGCTGCCTGTGTGGTGTTAGAGCGAGTGCATGCAGTCTCATATGTTCAATCACATACCTGGTGCAGATTCTCCCTCCCGTACACTCTGTCCTCAGGAAAGCGCCATGAACCATCCTTCCGCTTTACGAGCAAATACAATGCTCGGTCGAGCCTCCTGCTCAGACTCCGCAGGTCGTTCTTCTGGTCCGCTTCTGTGGTGCGCGGCGCAGGTCGTTCCACAGCAACTTCGCCCACTGGCTTCCTCACACCCTCGCCAGCTTTCGCATCACCGCTGATCTCCGTCTTGCCGGCTTCTGCGTCGCCTTGCAACTGTGCCTGCTCAATGTCTTTGCCTTGAGCATCTCGGATCAGTCTTTCCACAACCTCATCCGGCTCTCCCAATCGACTTCCAACAAGCACTTCATCGTTCCAGCTTTCTTCGGTATACGCATTGTACAGGCCAATGTCTCTCGCTGCGACACCTTTCCGCGCCTTGGCTTTCCGTTTCCATTCGACATCTGCCGGCGTGCCCTTCTTGTAGTAAAAGTATCGTGTGAAGGGTAATGCGAGTCGCTCGTTAAGTCGTTTTTGATATAGGTAGAATGCTTTCTCGAATGATGTGAGTTCCCGTGTAATTAGAGGCGACCGTGATAGTACTGGACTGCAGGCGAGCCTGAATGC
It encodes:
- a CDS encoding 54S ribosomal protein L17, mitochondrial; this encodes MSVSQQGARRLASSNVLSRDTVCSSCRHRISNTTSRRHASAAVDTGGARTGQPEPTEPATATGPQKAFRLACSPVLSRSPLITRELTSFEKAFYLYQKRLNERLALPFTRYFYYKKGTPADVEWKRKAKARKGVAARDIGLYNAYTEESWNDEVLVGSRLGEPDEVVERLIRDAQGKDIEQAQLQGDAEAGKTEISGDAKAGEGVRKPVGEVAVERPAPRTTEADQKNDLRSLSRRLDRALYLLVKRKDGSWRFPEDRVYGRENLHQAAERILVQAGGINMNTWVVSNHPVGHFARWYYASPILSKIPPNRLVSTSMEEVAQEEHGEKVFFMKSRILAGQADISKNELGDQEFQWLTKEEIQTMVTPSYWFHIRNMLTER